One window of Carassius auratus strain Wakin chromosome 17, ASM336829v1, whole genome shotgun sequence genomic DNA carries:
- the LOC113116898 gene encoding extracellular calcium-sensing receptor-like, with amino-acid sequence MLFFLYTLLLFIHIQAEKPSCRMMGDPNYLLISKDGDVTIGALFPIRSIETLPSFEFTQKPQLLSCSSVNLRDFRMAQTMTFAIDEINKSKSLLPNVYIGYRIYDTCGSRLSSMSATMALMNGQEFAAEDTCNGQSPIHAIIGETESSATVILSRTTGPFKIPVISHSATCECLSNRKNYPSFFRTIASDYHQSRALAYIIKHFGWSWVGTVNSDNDYGNNGMAIFLNTAQEEGICVEYSVKFYRTEPEKLRKAVDRIKKSTAKVIVAFLTSFEMENLLEQLSTENITGLQIIGVEAWITAKSLITPNSFHVLGGSLGFAVRKIDIEGFADYVIKSFWETDFPCSWTEGNSSQNASCNIYQDLLLLKNYNEDVPEQRYSSNVYKAVYAVAHSLHSLLKCKEREGCEKDLKIQPQQVVEALKRVNFTVKMGDRVWFDSTGAAVAQYEVVNWQKDSDGSIQFIPVGYYDAALPPNQNFVLNTKNIIWTGGQLEKPRSVCSESCPPGTRKAAQKGRPVCCYDCIPCAEGEISNETDSNNCKQCPWEYWSNAEKNKCVLKAVEFLSFTEVMGIVLVFFSLFGAGLTALVATLFYSKKDTPIVKANNSELSFLLLCSLTLCFLCSLTFIGRPTELSCMLRHTAFGITFVLCISCVLGKTIVVLMAFKATLPGSNVMKWFGPAQQRLSVLAFTLIQVLICVLWLTISPPFPHKNLRYYKEKIILECNLGSIIGYSAVLGYIGLLAVLCFVLAFLARTLPDNFNEAKFITFSMLIYCAVWITFIPSYISSPGKFTVAVEIFAILASSFGLLFCIFAPKCYIILLKPEQNTKQNMMGKAPSKSYRERK; translated from the exons ATGCTTTTCTTTCTTTACACACTCCTGCTTTTCATTCACATACAAGCAGAAAAGCCTTCTTGCAGAATGATGGGAGACCCCAATTACCTGCTGATATCCAAAGATGGAGATGTAACTATTGGAGCACTTTTTCCAATCCGGAGCATAGAGACTTTACCTTCATTTGAGTTTACACAAAAACCTCAGCTGCTATCATGCTCAAG tgtAAATCTAAGAGATTTCCGGATGGCTCAGACCATGACCTTTGCCATTGATGAGATTAACAAAAGTAAAAGTTTACTCCCAAATGTTTATATTGGTTACCGAATTTATGATACCTGTGGTTCAAGACTTTCTTCTATGAGTGCAACTATGGCATTAATGAATGGACAAGAATTTGCAGCAGAGGACACATGCAATGGGCAGTCTCCTATACATGCCATCATAGGAGAAACAGAGTCATCAGCCACAGTGATTCTGTCCAGAACTACGGGACCTTTTAAAATTCCAGTG ataagTCACTCAGCCACATGTGAATGTCTTAGTAACAGGAAAAACTATCCCTCTTTCTTCAGGACTATTGCTAGTGATTATCACCAGAGCAGAGCACTTGCATACATAATCAAGCACTTTGGCTGGTCTTGGGTGGGAACTGTGAACAGTGACAATGATTATGGAAACAATGGAATGGCCATATTTCTGAATACAGCCCAGGAAGAAGGGATTTGTGTGGAGTACTCTGTGAAATTCTACCGAACAGAGCCTGAAAAGCTTAGAAAAGCAGTTGACAGAATTAAGAAAAGCACTGCAAAAGTGATTGTTGCATTTCTTACCagttttgaaatggaaaatttaCTTGAGCAATTAAGCACTGAGAATATTACAGGCCTGCAAATAATTGGGGTGGAGGCATGGATAACTGCTAAGAGTTTGATCACTCCAAACAGCTTTCATGTACTTGGAGGGTCGCTGGGTTTTGCAGTGAGAAAAATCGATATTGAAGGTTTTGCAGACTATGTTATAAAATCATTCTGGGAAACAGATTTTCCATGTTCATGGACAGAGGGAAATTCTTCTCAAAATGCAAGTTGCAACATATATCAGGATCTACTTTTGCTTAAAAACTACAATGAAGATGTGCCTGAACAAAGATATTCAAGCAATGTGTACAAAGCAGTTTATGCTGTGGCTCATTCACTACACAGTCTACTCAAGTGTAAAGAAAGGGAAGGTTGTGAGAAAGACCTGAAAATACAACCTCAGCAg GTTGTTGAAGCTCTGAAAAGAGTAAACTTTACCGTAAAGATGGGAGATCGTGTGTGGTTTGACAGCACTGGTGCTGCAGTAGCCCAATATGAGGTTGTGAACTGGCAGAAGGACTCTGATGGCTCAATCCAATTTATACCAGTGGGATACTATGATGCTGCACTGCCCCCTAACCAGAACTTTGTGCTCAACACTAAAAACATTATCTGGACTGGAGGACAGCTGGAG aAGCCAAGGTCTGTGTGCAGTGAGAGCTGTCCTCCAGGCACTAGGAAAGCTGCACAGAAAGGAAGACCTGTCTGCTGTTACGACTGTATTCCATGTGCAGAAGGAGAAATCAGTAATGAGACAG ATTCAAACAATTGCAAGCAGTGTCCATGGGAATACTGgtcaaatgctgagaaaaataaatgtgtgttaaaGGCTGTAGAGTTTCTGTCATTTACAGAAGTTATGGGTATAGTGCTAGTCTTTTTCTCACTCTTTGGAGCAGGATTAACTGCACTGGTGGCCACCCTTTTTTACAGTAAGAAGGACACCCCCATAGTAAAGGCCAATAACTCTGAACTGAGCTTCCTGCTCCTCTGCTCACTGACTCTGTGTTTCCTCTGTTCACTTACTTTCATTGGTCGGCCCACTGAGCTGTCCTGTATGTTGCGTCACACAGCATTTGGAATCACCTTTGTCctctgtatctcctgtgttctGGGGAAAACAATAGTGGTGTTAATGGCTTTCAAGGCTACACTACCAGGAAGTAATGTCATGAAATGGTTTGGGCCTGCACAACAACGACTCAGTGTTCTTGCCTTTACGCTTATACAAGTTCTTATCTGTGTGCTTTGGCTAACAATATCTCCTCCGTTTCCCCACAAAAATCTGAGATATTATAAGGAAAAGATAATTCTTGAGTGCAATCTGGGTTCTATAATAGGGTACTCTGCTGTTCTGGGTTATATTGGTCTGTTGGCTGTCTTGTGCTTCGTTCTGGCTTTTTTGGCTCGCACACTACCTGATAACTTTAACGAAGCTAAGTTCATCACATTCAGTATGCTTATATACTGTgctgtatggatcacatttatCCCATCTTATATCAGTTCTCCTGGAAAATTTACTGTAGCTGTGGAGATTTTTGCTATCTTAGCCTCAAGCTTTGGTTTGCTATTCTGCATATTTGCACCTAAATGTTACATCATCCTACTTAAGCCagaacaaaatacaaaacaaaatatgatggGAAAGGCCCCATCTAAGTCctacagagagagaaaataa